One genomic window of Arachis hypogaea cultivar Tifrunner chromosome 8, arahy.Tifrunner.gnm2.J5K5, whole genome shotgun sequence includes the following:
- the LOC114924082 gene encoding TMV resistance protein N-like gives MHCLRYIPNFQYQIIIKLSKHLQLQNLITFSSSNSVPNYFEFAMANHDVFLSFRGETRYRFTDHLYGALRQNGIQTFRDNENLRVGDELEPILMKAIENCKMAVVVLCEDYASSTWCLRELVKIIDCHEKQGKQVLPIIYKVNPSNVWDQKGCYETAMAKHESREDPQKVKTWRLALSKVQKLGWVHYTDDMNQPEFIKVIVRDTAGRLPLPEPTDYVVGLDTRCEEVKSRLDIESNENVCMLGVYGPGGIGKTTLAKYLFDKIKRQFEASCFLGNVREKSESRESLESLQKSLLDDMGEETITEFGSVFKGGSEIKRRLRHKRVLLVLDDVNSITQLESLAGGHDWFGSGSRIIITTRDTDMVDKHMMGDVVTKKYKMEELNDDDSLELFCWHAFNSKEPAENFENVSRNAISYAKGFPLALEVIGSHLGGFESVDSWEEELDKYRIDPSIQGVLERSYNSLYELDRKTFLDIACFFKGEKWEYVKRVLKACDFYPVVRVFISKCLITVNQNGCLEMHDLVQDMGKEIVMSDSPTNPGDRSRLWSHKDILQVLQDDTGSSSIEGIMLQPATHEQVDHWITTAFDKMENLRILIVRNTIFSTAPSRLPNSLRLLEWKGYPSESFPLDFHPNRIVDLKLPHSVLKLEKSFQIFEDLTFINLSQCQSITQIPNVSGAKSLRVFILDRCHKLVKFDESVGFLPNLVYLSASECRVLRSFVPRMYLPSLEVLSFYFCKKLQNFPDVMQKMDKPLKIYLANTAIKEFPDSIGNLIGLEHIDISICRGLKDLPSSFFKLPKLFTLTMEGCYHLRRSFKRFKESHSTLDDCPNMKDKSRDKIRRENNTKIR, from the exons ATGCATTGCCTCAGATATATTCCAAATTTCCAATaccaaataataattaaattaagcaAACATTTGCAATTGCAAAACCTAATAACGTTTTCTTCCTCAAACTCAGTACCAAACTACTTCGAATTTGCGATGGCAAATCATGACGTATttctgagttttagaggagaaaCCCGCTACCGATTCACGGATCATCTGTATGGTGCTTTGCGGCAAAATGGAATCCAGACGTTCAGAGATAATGAAAATCTGAGGGTAGGGGATGAACTGGAACCTATTCTTATGAAGGCAATCGAAAATTGCAAAATGGCAGTAGTGGTGCTTTGTGAGGACTACGCATCTTCGACATGGTGCCTTCGTGAGCTAGTCAAGATCATTGACTGCCATGAAAAGCAAGGGAAGCAGGTTCTGCCAATTATTTACAAAGTGAATCCTTCAAATGTGTGGGATCAGAAGGGTTGCTATGAGACAGCCATGGCTAAACATGAGAGCAGGGAAGACCCTCAGAAGGTCAAAACATGGCGATTAGCTTTGTCCAAAGTACAAAAGCTAGGATGGGTGCACTACACGGACGACAT GAATCAACCGGAGTTTATCAAGGTTATTGTTAGAGACACCGCTGGCAGATTACCGTTGCCTGAACCAACTGATTATGTAGTTGGACTGGATACTCGCTGTGAAGAAGTAAAATCACGGCTAGATATTGAGTCTAATGAAAATGTTTGCATGTTGGGAGTTTATGGACCCGGTGGAATAGGCAAAACCACATTGGCCAAATATCTGTTCGACAAGATCAAGCGCCAGTTCGAAGCATCATGTTTTCTCGGTAATGTCAGAGAAAAATCTGAAAGTCGTGAAAGTTTAGAAAGTCTGCAAAAGTCACTTTTAGATGACATGGGTGAGGAGACAATAACTGAGTTTGGAAGTGTATTTAAGGGAGGATCTGAAATCAAACGAAGGCTTCGCCACAAAAGAGTACTTCTAGTTCTTGATGATGTTAATTCaataacgcaactggaatcactgGCTGGAGGGCATGATTGGTTTGGTTCAGGCAGCAGAATCATTATAACAACAAGGGATACTGACATGGTAGACAAGCATATGATGGGTGATGTTGTCACCAAGAAATACAAGATGGAGGAGCTAAATGATGATGATTCCTTGGAACTCTTTTGTTGGCATGCTTTCAACAGCAAGGAGCCTGCAGAGAACTTTGAAAATGTTTCAAGAAATGCAATAAGTTATGCAAAGGGCTTTCCACTTGCTTTAGAAGTAATAGGCTCCCATTTAGGGGGTTTTGAAAGTGTGGATAGCTGGGAAGAGGAACTGGACAAGTATAGAATTGATCCAAGTATTCAAGGAGTACTTGAAAGAAGCTACAATAGCTTGTATGAACTTGACCGGAAAACTTTCTTGGACATTGCTTGTTTCTTCAAAGGAGAGAAATGGGAGTATGTTAAAAGGGTATTGAAAGCTTGTGACTTCTATCCAGTTGTTCGAGTGTTCATCAGTAAATGTCTCATCACTGTAAATCAAAATGGCTGCTTGGAAATGCATGATCTAGTGCAAGACATGGGTAAAGAGATTGTAATGAGCGACTCGCCAACAAACCCTGGTGACCGTAGCAGATTATGGTCTCATAAAGACATTCTTCAGGTTCTCCAAGATGACACA GGAAGTAGTTCAATTGAAGGAATAATGCTTCAGCCCGCTACCCATGAACAAGTAGATCATTGGATTACTACTGCTTTTGACAAGATGGAGAACCTTAGAATTCTAATTGTTCGGAATACAATATTTTCAACTGCGCCAAGTCGTCTTCCAAATAGTTTGCGACTATTGGAGTGGAAAGGATATCCATCAGAGTCATTCCCACTTGATTTTCATCCCAACAGAATTGTTGACCTCAAGCTACCTCACAGTGTTCTTAAATTGGAAAAGTCATTTCAG ATATTTGAGGATTTGACATTTATCAATCTCTCCCAGTGTCAGTCCATTACACAAATTCCCAATGTGTctggagcaaaaagcttgagagTCTTCATACTAGACAGATGCCATAAGTTGGTAAAGTTCGATGAATCTGTTGGGTTTCTGCCAAATCTTGTGTACTTAAGTGCCTCAGAATGCAGGGTGCTTCGTAGTTTTGTGCCAAGAATGTATTTGCCATCTCTTGAAGTgctttcattttacttttgtaagAAACTTCAGAACTTCCCAGATGTCATGCAAAAGATGGATAAGCCCTTAAAGATTTACTTGGCAAATACTGCTATCAAAGAGTTCCCAGATTCCATTGGTAATCTTATAGGGCTTGAGCATATAGACATTTCAATATGCAGAGGACTCAAAGATCTACCAAGTAGCTTCTTCAAGTTGCCGAAACTTTTCACATTAACCATGGAGGGATGTTATCATCTTAGAAGATCATTTAAGAGGTTCAAAGAGAGCCATTCCACATTAGATGACTGCCCAaatatgaaagataaaagtagagataagataagaagagaaaataacacaaagataagataa